A genomic region of Glycine max cultivar Williams 82 chromosome 15, Glycine_max_v4.0, whole genome shotgun sequence contains the following coding sequences:
- the LOC102665609 gene encoding uncharacterized protein codes for MLMWLSLPGCLALFFLSLATITHLFRDLSLGHSKRDSTPPLIMPPKLAAVTAADDLPSSFGQLAASLSDSDFALTAYEIFLAACRTSSGKPLSFAANHSSTIASKVKKAFGLKSPGLASRKSPGSASGQGKPKRPLIVGELMRNQMKVSEAMDSHVRRVLLRISAGQGIPSVSKTLEDSD; via the exons atgttaatgtGGCTCTCGCTACCTGGCTGTCTcgctctcttctttctctctctcgcaACAATAACTCATCTCTTCAGAGACCTCTCATTGGGCCACTCCAAGAGAGACTCCACGCCGCCGCTGATAATGCCTCCCAAGCTCGCTGCCGTCACCGCCGCCGACGACCTTCCCTCTTCGTTCGGCCAGCTCGCCGCCTCTCTCTCCGATTCTGACTTTGCACTAACCGCCTACGAGATCTTCCTCGCCGCGTGCCGCACCTCCTCCGGCAAGCCTCTCAGTTTCGCTGCCAACCACTCCTCCACTATCGCCAGCAAGGTCAAGAAGGCCTTTGGCCTTAAATCGCCAGGTTTGGCCTCCAGAAAGAGCCCTGGCTCTGCTTCGGGCCAAGGAAAGCCGAAACGGCCTCTCATCGTCGGCGAGCTGATGCGCAACCAGATGAAGGTTTCCGAAGCCATGGATTCGCACGTGCGACGCGTGCTGCTCAGGATTTCCGCTGGCCAG GGAATACCATCTGTTAGTAAAACACTGGAGGATTCTGATTAA